Below is a window of Neosynechococcus sphagnicola sy1 DNA.
TCTGATCGTGTCATGGTTGTGTATCGAGTAGTTATCCATAATCACACAAGCTCCTTTCCAAAGTTTCGGAACCAGGTGGCGAGCAATGAAGGCTTCAAAGGTCAAACCATCGGTTGAACCGACGATACTTACGTTAGTGACAACGGTTTTGAGGCTGATTGCACTGATTGTAGAGACTCGTTTACCTCGCTTGCTGGGGCGCTTA
It encodes the following:
- a CDS encoding transposase, with the protein product KRPSKRGKRVSTISAISLKTVVTNVSIVGSTDGLTFEAFIARHLVPKLWKGACVIMDNYSIHNHDTIRKLIEDVGAKLIYLPPYSPDFSPIENCFSKI